Proteins from one Microbacterium hatanonis genomic window:
- a CDS encoding extracellular solute-binding protein, with protein sequence MSSLNRFRRGATVALAIGAVAAVATGCAGTASAGGASSGSDDAAISGQIVWADFGGPTNESRQVAYFDGFGDDTGVDVVSSSIEDAIYYPMLEGEDGDYDVFQVSTADILAYPDHIQEIPDEARGDLIDDTLSPYVVGGFYIGIGQGWLTDTFADGGPQDWVDFFDTEKYPGKRAWPGSPGFFDGSYEIALLADGVAPEDLYPLDLDRATAKLNTIRDDLVFYQSYPEVQQLLSSGSASIAVSVTGQFKALQNSGLDVTVQWNQAFQALNGFVIPEKSKNPDAVKALATWINDPENQAVFTERTGYGPVNSAVFDVISDEVAANVVNSPEHADGLLQWDEQWRADNKDLLIDSYTAWLAG encoded by the coding sequence ATGTCTTCCCTGAACCGATTCCGCCGGGGCGCGACCGTCGCCCTCGCCATCGGCGCCGTCGCCGCCGTCGCGACCGGCTGCGCCGGCACCGCCTCGGCCGGCGGCGCGAGCTCCGGCTCCGACGACGCCGCCATCAGCGGCCAGATCGTCTGGGCCGACTTCGGCGGCCCCACCAACGAGAGCCGTCAGGTCGCGTACTTCGACGGATTCGGCGACGACACCGGCGTGGACGTCGTGTCGTCCTCGATCGAGGACGCCATCTACTACCCGATGCTGGAGGGCGAGGACGGCGACTACGACGTCTTCCAGGTCAGCACCGCCGACATCCTCGCCTACCCCGACCACATCCAGGAGATCCCCGACGAGGCGCGCGGCGATCTGATCGACGACACCCTCTCGCCCTACGTGGTCGGCGGCTTCTACATCGGCATCGGCCAGGGGTGGCTCACCGACACCTTCGCCGACGGCGGCCCGCAGGACTGGGTCGACTTCTTCGATACCGAGAAGTACCCCGGCAAGCGCGCGTGGCCCGGCTCCCCGGGCTTCTTCGACGGCTCGTACGAGATCGCCCTCCTCGCCGACGGCGTCGCGCCGGAGGACCTGTACCCGCTCGACCTCGACCGCGCGACGGCGAAGCTGAACACCATCCGCGATGACCTGGTGTTCTACCAGTCCTACCCCGAGGTGCAGCAGCTGCTCTCCAGCGGCAGCGCGTCGATCGCGGTCTCGGTCACCGGTCAGTTCAAGGCCCTGCAGAACTCGGGTCTGGACGTGACCGTGCAGTGGAACCAGGCCTTCCAGGCGCTCAACGGCTTCGTCATCCCCGAGAAGTCGAAGAACCCCGACGCGGTGAAGGCGCTCGCCACGTGGATCAACGACCCGGAGAACCAGGCCGTCTTCACGGAGCGCACCGGCTACGGACCCGTCAACTCGGCGGTCTTCGACGTCATCTCCGACGAGGTGGCCGCCAATGTCGTCAACTCCCCGGAGCACGCCGACGGACTGCTGCAGTGGGACGAGCAGTGGCGGGCCGACAACAAGGACCTGCTGATCGATTCGTACACGGCGTGGCTCGCGGGCTGA
- a CDS encoding ABC transporter permease: MSTSPAVLDARPAPTPRRTALGVSRAEFRWLMWPPLIFFVVALGLPMFTLVMQSLEGGGGAYAGMFAVPAFVGSLWRTLLMAVVTMVLTMVLGAAYGLAIAASPTWLRLALLAALMLSLWTSVMVRSFGWMLLELPKGGIYWFLGLFGLADEPLEIYQTTFGMYPAMVAVMLPFAVLPVMSALQSIDREQLNAASVFGAGPLLTFRIVTWPQMLPSVISGGVLVFVMSLGFYVTPLLLGGPSNMTVSGVINQQLNTANRPDLGAAMSILLVGGTMLIYLVADRLFKVSEKWG; this comes from the coding sequence GTGAGCACTTCTCCCGCCGTCCTCGATGCCCGGCCCGCGCCGACTCCGAGGCGCACCGCGCTGGGCGTCTCGCGAGCCGAGTTCCGCTGGCTGATGTGGCCGCCGCTCATCTTCTTCGTGGTGGCGCTCGGTCTGCCGATGTTCACGCTGGTCATGCAGTCGCTCGAGGGCGGCGGTGGCGCCTACGCGGGCATGTTCGCCGTTCCCGCATTCGTGGGTTCGCTCTGGCGCACGCTGCTGATGGCGGTCGTCACGATGGTCCTCACGATGGTGCTCGGCGCCGCATACGGACTCGCCATCGCCGCGTCGCCGACCTGGCTGCGCCTCGCACTCCTCGCGGCGCTCATGCTGTCGCTGTGGACCTCGGTCATGGTCCGCTCGTTCGGATGGATGCTGCTGGAGCTGCCCAAGGGCGGCATCTACTGGTTCCTCGGCCTGTTCGGTCTGGCCGACGAGCCCCTCGAGATCTACCAGACGACCTTCGGCATGTACCCCGCGATGGTCGCGGTCATGCTGCCGTTCGCGGTGCTCCCGGTCATGAGCGCGCTGCAGTCGATCGACCGCGAGCAGCTCAACGCCGCATCCGTCTTCGGCGCGGGTCCTCTGCTGACCTTCCGCATCGTCACGTGGCCGCAGATGCTCCCCTCGGTCATCAGCGGCGGCGTGCTCGTCTTCGTCATGTCGCTCGGCTTCTACGTCACGCCCCTCCTGCTGGGCGGGCCCTCGAACATGACCGTGTCCGGCGTCATCAACCAGCAGCTCAACACCGCCAACCGGCCCGACCTGGGGGCTGCGATGAGCATCCTCCTGGTCGGGGGAACCATGCTGATCTACCTCGTGGCCGACCGGCTGTTCAAGGTCAGCGAGAAGTGGGGCTGA
- a CDS encoding ABC transporter permease, whose translation MSTTVGRSLGAFRLPIIVIALLASLLLIVPFLILVSTSWTSGSFILFPPEGFSLQWYAEVLGDRRWMGSFWLSIWESLIATVIATVLGVAGAIGLTRVRSRQAQRWVRTLFIVPIALPPIAYAVGLYGVNMDFGFLRGTLVTLVVGHALIAMPYVFVIVSGGIARIDPALRPAAWTLGARWPLILWKIELPALLPYVLSGALFAFIVVFDEVVLAVFLLPPGVQTLPLKMLSAASEAFSPELTAASTLVSVLAIVLLAFVPLITSRLSRRNRPSRRRTPAVPAVAEGVPE comes from the coding sequence ATGAGCACGACCGTCGGACGCAGCCTCGGAGCCTTCCGCCTCCCCATCATCGTCATCGCCCTGCTGGCGAGCCTGCTGTTGATCGTCCCCTTCCTCATCCTCGTCTCCACGTCGTGGACCTCGGGAAGCTTCATCCTCTTCCCGCCCGAGGGCTTCTCTCTCCAGTGGTACGCGGAGGTGCTCGGCGACCGTCGCTGGATGGGGTCGTTCTGGCTGTCGATCTGGGAGAGCCTGATCGCCACCGTGATCGCCACGGTGCTCGGCGTCGCCGGGGCGATCGGGCTCACCCGCGTGCGGTCGCGCCAGGCGCAGCGCTGGGTGCGGACGCTGTTCATCGTGCCGATCGCCCTGCCCCCCATCGCGTACGCGGTCGGGCTCTACGGCGTTAACATGGACTTCGGATTCCTGCGCGGCACCCTCGTCACCCTCGTCGTCGGGCACGCGCTCATCGCGATGCCGTACGTGTTCGTCATCGTGTCGGGCGGCATCGCGCGCATCGACCCCGCCCTTCGGCCGGCCGCGTGGACGCTCGGCGCCCGGTGGCCGCTCATCCTGTGGAAGATCGAGCTGCCCGCCCTCCTGCCGTACGTGCTGTCGGGCGCGCTGTTCGCCTTCATCGTCGTGTTCGACGAGGTCGTGCTCGCGGTCTTCCTGCTGCCGCCCGGCGTCCAGACGCTTCCACTGAAGATGCTGAGCGCCGCCTCCGAGGCGTTCTCGCCGGAGCTCACCGCAGCATCCACTCTCGTCTCGGTGCTCGCGATCGTGCTGCTCGCCTTCGTCCCCCTCATCACGTCGCGTCTCTCGCGGCGCAACCGCCCCAGCCGGCGCCGGACCCCCGCGGTCCCCGCCGTCGCGGAAGGAGTCCCCGAATGA
- a CDS encoding ABC transporter ATP-binding protein: MTVALSISDVHVTLGANHVLKGVSLDVAPGEFVTLLGASGSGKSTLLNVIAGLQSVDSGHVAFDGTNVEKRSPQKRNVGVVFQSYALFPHLTIGENVAFPLLAARRPAKERRAAAEEMLALVQLPGMADREPSSLSGGQRQRVALARALAANPGILLLDEPMAALDKQLREHMQVEITRIQRKVGITTVSVTHDQTEALTMSDRVAIMHEGQLVQVSSPEELYRRPVNAYVASFLGEANLLPTVDDALVDDATGLLVDGTAVLRPEDMSIVAAYESTPAWSIEGVVRLVSFQGSRYRLEIATDYGRKVVASLSPSSDVSALGVGERVRLACRNSDRVHVIEAVATAAIPVPA, from the coding sequence ATGACCGTCGCCCTCTCCATCTCCGACGTCCACGTCACCCTCGGCGCCAACCACGTGCTCAAGGGCGTCTCGCTCGACGTCGCGCCCGGCGAGTTCGTCACGCTCCTCGGGGCCAGCGGCAGCGGCAAGTCGACGCTGTTGAACGTCATCGCCGGACTGCAGTCGGTCGACAGCGGCCACGTCGCCTTCGACGGCACCAACGTCGAGAAGCGCTCGCCGCAGAAGCGCAACGTCGGTGTGGTGTTCCAGTCGTACGCTCTGTTCCCGCACCTCACGATCGGTGAGAACGTCGCCTTCCCGCTCCTGGCCGCGCGACGGCCGGCGAAGGAGCGCCGCGCTGCCGCCGAAGAGATGCTCGCCCTCGTGCAGCTGCCGGGCATGGCCGACCGAGAGCCGTCGTCGCTCTCGGGCGGTCAGCGGCAGCGCGTCGCGCTCGCCCGCGCCCTGGCGGCCAACCCGGGCATCCTGCTGCTCGACGAGCCCATGGCCGCCCTCGACAAGCAGCTGCGCGAGCACATGCAGGTCGAGATCACGCGCATCCAGCGGAAGGTGGGTATCACCACCGTGTCGGTCACGCACGACCAGACCGAGGCGCTGACGATGTCTGACCGCGTGGCGATCATGCACGAGGGGCAGCTCGTGCAGGTCTCGAGCCCCGAGGAGCTCTACCGCCGACCGGTCAACGCCTACGTGGCCAGCTTCCTCGGCGAGGCCAACCTGCTGCCGACCGTCGACGACGCGCTCGTCGACGACGCCACGGGCCTCCTGGTCGACGGCACGGCGGTGCTGCGCCCGGAGGATATGAGCATCGTCGCCGCCTACGAGTCCACGCCGGCCTGGTCGATCGAGGGTGTGGTGCGGCTGGTGAGCTTCCAGGGGTCGCGGTACCGCCTCGAGATCGCCACCGACTACGGCCGCAAGGTGGTCGCTTCGCTGTCGCCGTCGTCGGACGTCTCGGCGCTCGGCGTGGGGGAGCGCGTGCGCCTGGCGTGCCGTAACTCCGACCGCGTGCACGTGATCGAGGCGGTCGCCACGGCCGCCATCCCCGTTCCCGCCTGA
- a CDS encoding phosphotriesterase, with amino-acid sequence MIETVLGRVPAESLGRVSTNEHVLTDSRHLLRPTREGGSLDGPIRPEILGDLRWSYMSLADNLTLDDPTTAVEELTAARAAGLDTIVEATSWGMGPRHAELPGIARRSGIRIVAAYGGYIDKTLPEWWRDQSEAEVEAAYTTALTEAIPGTGFRAGLLGLLGTSAEITAAERRGLRAAARAASAVDAAVSIRLDGAARRAPEVVDILTGQGLPAHRILFCNMDKVLDAAYVGDVADAGAVVEFAFGSEHHFADGARDATDTERLAFLVQLLAEHPDAIVTLSSSVWTKGQLSRHGGMGYAHVLRRIAPALRRAGVSDARVDDMLVHAPARLLDRA; translated from the coding sequence ATGATCGAGACCGTCCTGGGGCGCGTGCCCGCGGAGTCGCTCGGGCGGGTCTCGACGAACGAGCACGTCCTCACCGATTCGCGGCACCTCCTGCGCCCCACCCGTGAAGGCGGGAGCCTCGACGGACCGATCCGGCCCGAGATCCTCGGCGACCTCCGCTGGAGCTACATGTCGCTGGCCGACAACCTCACCCTCGACGACCCGACAACGGCTGTCGAAGAGCTGACGGCTGCCCGCGCCGCCGGTCTCGACACGATCGTGGAGGCGACGTCGTGGGGAATGGGGCCGCGCCACGCGGAGCTCCCCGGCATCGCGCGCCGGAGCGGCATCCGCATCGTGGCGGCCTACGGCGGATACATCGACAAGACGCTGCCCGAGTGGTGGCGCGATCAGAGCGAGGCGGAGGTCGAGGCCGCCTACACGACCGCCCTCACCGAGGCGATCCCGGGAACCGGGTTCCGCGCCGGACTCCTGGGTCTGCTCGGAACCAGCGCCGAGATCACGGCGGCCGAGAGACGCGGACTCCGGGCCGCTGCGCGCGCGGCCTCCGCGGTGGATGCTGCGGTCAGCATCCGCCTGGACGGCGCCGCGCGCCGGGCGCCCGAGGTCGTCGACATCCTCACCGGACAGGGACTCCCGGCCCACCGCATCCTCTTCTGCAACATGGACAAGGTGCTCGACGCGGCCTATGTCGGCGACGTCGCCGACGCGGGAGCGGTCGTGGAGTTCGCCTTCGGCAGCGAGCACCACTTCGCCGACGGTGCGAGGGACGCCACCGACACCGAGCGACTCGCCTTCCTGGTGCAGCTCCTCGCCGAGCACCCCGACGCGATCGTCACCCTGTCGAGCTCGGTGTGGACGAAGGGCCAGCTCTCGCGCCACGGCGGGATGGGCTACGCGCACGTGCTCCGCCGCATCGCGCCCGCGCTCCGCCGGGCGGGCGTCTCGGACGCGCGCGTCGACGACATGCTCGTGCACGCACCGGCACGGCTGCTCGACCGCGCGTAG
- a CDS encoding amidohydrolase family protein, which yields MIIDAYNTTQDVRGRSDYLTGARPGEEPPAYTPFDPNRILTRMDAAGVDMAMVCSLAQRIENDFIIGLQDSYPDRLIGFGQVRPQDDDALDEIRRMAEAGIRGLKLHPSMHGYHVADHGLLDPVFRECARHGMAVIINALDDAFCAPFSIEEIVKDHPDVPTIIAHMGAVWNVPEAIIVAERRENVYLETSATLMADVKRAYARVGAEKILMGSEWPGSDFDLERMKIAKAIPDAADRALVEGGNYARLLRLDVA from the coding sequence ATGATCATCGATGCCTACAACACGACACAGGACGTTCGCGGTCGCTCCGACTACCTGACCGGGGCTCGGCCCGGGGAGGAGCCGCCGGCGTACACGCCGTTCGATCCGAATCGCATCCTCACCCGCATGGATGCCGCCGGAGTCGACATGGCCATGGTGTGCTCGCTCGCCCAGCGCATCGAGAACGACTTCATCATCGGACTGCAGGACAGCTACCCCGACCGTCTCATCGGATTCGGGCAGGTGCGCCCGCAGGACGACGACGCGCTCGACGAGATCCGCCGCATGGCGGAGGCCGGCATCCGGGGTCTGAAGCTGCACCCGAGCATGCACGGCTACCACGTCGCCGACCACGGACTGCTCGATCCCGTCTTCCGCGAGTGCGCGCGTCACGGGATGGCCGTGATCATCAACGCGCTCGACGATGCTTTCTGCGCGCCGTTCTCGATCGAGGAGATCGTGAAGGACCACCCCGACGTGCCGACGATCATCGCCCACATGGGTGCCGTGTGGAACGTGCCCGAGGCGATCATCGTCGCCGAGCGCCGCGAGAACGTGTATCTCGAGACGTCCGCGACCCTCATGGCCGACGTCAAGCGCGCCTATGCCCGCGTCGGCGCCGAGAAGATCCTGATGGGCTCCGAGTGGCCGGGGTCGGATTTCGACCTCGAGCGCATGAAGATCGCGAAGGCGATCCCGGATGCTGCCGACCGCGCGCTCGTCGAGGGCGGCAACTACGCGCGGCTGCTGCGCCTGGACGTCGCGTGA
- a CDS encoding VOC family protein, translating into MTVSGPGFISLQVRDVPRSAAFYERYLGFTRQAGPPTAVVFDTEPAAFAVRPPLPGVDLDAGPLGSGVGVWMHAAEAKAVHDALVADGVTIAVEPVDGPFGWTFTFADPDGYLITLHDRA; encoded by the coding sequence ATGACCGTTTCCGGCCCCGGCTTCATCTCCCTGCAGGTGCGCGACGTACCCCGCTCGGCCGCGTTCTATGAGCGCTACCTCGGCTTCACGCGACAGGCCGGCCCGCCGACCGCGGTCGTGTTCGACACCGAGCCGGCCGCTTTCGCCGTGCGCCCGCCGCTCCCGGGCGTCGACCTCGATGCGGGTCCGCTCGGGAGCGGTGTCGGCGTGTGGATGCACGCCGCAGAGGCGAAGGCCGTCCACGACGCCCTGGTGGCCGACGGCGTCACCATCGCGGTCGAGCCCGTCGACGGCCCGTTCGGGTGGACCTTCACGTTCGCCGACCCCGACGGATACCTCATCACCCTCCACGACCGCGCCTGA
- a CDS encoding MarR family winged helix-turn-helix transcriptional regulator: MSQAAPTIDLATSPGYLLKVAATALRSAMEDVLRPLGMTVTHYSCLEVLAQRPGASNSDLARATFVTRQSMNVLLQTLQRDGLVTRADQPASGRVLPTRLTDAGRAQLAQASAAVKQVENRMIDGLPATDRAALTRLLQHCITSLR; this comes from the coding sequence ATGAGTCAAGCGGCACCGACGATCGACCTCGCGACCTCTCCCGGCTATCTGCTGAAGGTGGCGGCGACCGCCCTGCGCTCCGCCATGGAGGACGTGCTGCGGCCGTTGGGCATGACGGTCACGCACTACTCGTGCCTCGAGGTGCTCGCTCAGCGACCCGGGGCGTCGAACTCCGACCTCGCGCGGGCGACGTTCGTCACGCGGCAGTCGATGAACGTGCTGCTCCAGACGCTCCAGCGCGACGGGCTCGTCACGCGCGCCGACCAGCCCGCGTCCGGTCGGGTGCTGCCCACGCGGTTGACCGATGCGGGCCGCGCGCAGCTCGCCCAGGCCAGCGCCGCGGTGAAGCAGGTCGAGAACCGCATGATCGACGGTCTCCCCGCCACCGATCGTGCCGCCCTCACCCGCCTCCTGCAGCACTGCATCACGTCGCTTCGCTGA
- a CDS encoding MFS transporter, which produces MTEAAEAAPRDMVRTLPFWLIFVASTLGGITNSASTPIIPVYVEDTLGGDSSLAGAIVALAALASVIAMPIAGALADRRGYRLITVVGGGIAVVGMLLLAVLPTLAGAGISRVLFGLGNAAAMTVIMAWLIALTPANQRGRALSYFGLSVWLGVALGPQLGTAVEQLGGAPVVFLVCAGLELATVATIIALPRPRAAAVGTATGPITLPRGAVAGVWHAFRAVWAPGVAAAAAWCGEGIMIAFLIVHLAGAGVPAGGFMGGASVYTVFAVSVIGARLALASLPDRIGPLRATAIALSSLAVGLTIIAFAQDFWLASLGAAFIGIGFAPLYPSLTMLATRGLTSRNRALGLGLFSSFTSIGYGGGALLGGFVISIASSTLAFLIVAGLQFVALAVLTAFTRDESPRSRDRLAEPRDPAA; this is translated from the coding sequence GTGACCGAAGCGGCGGAAGCCGCGCCGCGTGACATGGTCCGCACCCTGCCGTTCTGGCTGATCTTCGTCGCCTCGACCCTGGGCGGCATCACCAACTCGGCGAGCACGCCGATCATTCCGGTCTACGTGGAGGACACGCTCGGCGGCGACAGCTCGCTCGCGGGCGCGATCGTCGCCCTCGCCGCGCTCGCCTCGGTCATCGCGATGCCCATCGCGGGCGCCCTGGCCGACCGGCGCGGCTACCGCCTGATCACGGTGGTCGGGGGCGGGATCGCGGTGGTCGGGATGCTGCTGCTCGCCGTCCTTCCGACGCTCGCGGGCGCCGGCATCAGTCGCGTGCTGTTCGGACTCGGGAACGCCGCCGCGATGACCGTCATCATGGCGTGGCTCATCGCCCTCACCCCCGCGAACCAGCGCGGCCGGGCGTTGAGCTACTTCGGGCTCAGCGTCTGGTTGGGGGTCGCCCTGGGGCCGCAGCTCGGCACCGCCGTCGAACAGCTCGGCGGGGCACCGGTCGTCTTCCTCGTCTGCGCCGGGCTCGAGCTCGCCACGGTCGCCACGATCATCGCACTCCCCCGCCCCCGCGCCGCCGCCGTCGGCACCGCGACGGGCCCCATCACCCTGCCGCGCGGCGCGGTCGCCGGGGTCTGGCACGCCTTCCGGGCGGTGTGGGCGCCCGGCGTCGCCGCCGCGGCGGCATGGTGCGGCGAGGGCATCATGATCGCGTTCCTCATCGTGCACCTGGCGGGGGCGGGCGTTCCCGCGGGCGGCTTCATGGGCGGTGCGTCGGTCTACACCGTCTTCGCGGTGAGCGTCATCGGCGCGCGGCTGGCCCTGGCCTCGCTCCCCGACCGCATCGGGCCGCTGCGTGCCACCGCGATCGCCCTCTCCAGCCTCGCCGTCGGGCTGACGATCATCGCGTTCGCGCAGGACTTCTGGCTGGCGAGCCTCGGCGCCGCGTTCATCGGCATCGGCTTCGCGCCGCTCTACCCGTCGCTCACGATGCTCGCCACGCGAGGGCTCACCTCGCGCAACCGCGCGCTCGGACTCGGGCTCTTCTCCAGCTTCACGAGCATCGGCTACGGCGGCGGCGCACTGCTGGGCGGGTTCGTCATCTCGATCGCCTCGTCCACGCTCGCTTTCCTCATCGTCGCAGGCCTGCAGTTCGTCGCCCTCGCCGTGCTGACCGCGTTCACCCGCGACGAGTCGCCCCGGTCGCGCGACCGCCTCGCGGAGCCGCGCGACCCCGCCGCCTGA
- a CDS encoding RidA family protein, whose translation MATPEQRVRELGLEIPDYADPPYGRRYGRMKPFHRIGDLLELSGLTPENRVGDRLNPGVVGVDVTIEEGYAAARLTAVHTLGIIRYALGSLDNVKSLSRGLCFVVCPPGFEDLHLVSNGATDLFLEVFGEEAGSIGRASIGATALSRNNCFELWLSLECHPEPTP comes from the coding sequence ATGGCGACGCCAGAGCAGAGGGTTCGGGAGCTGGGCCTCGAGATCCCCGACTACGCCGATCCGCCTTACGGACGCCGCTACGGCCGCATGAAACCGTTCCACCGCATCGGCGACCTCCTCGAGCTGAGCGGACTCACGCCAGAGAACCGTGTCGGCGACCGGCTGAACCCCGGAGTCGTGGGCGTCGACGTGACGATCGAAGAGGGCTACGCCGCCGCCCGGCTGACCGCGGTGCACACCCTCGGCATCATCCGTTACGCGCTCGGCTCGCTCGACAACGTCAAGAGCCTCTCGCGCGGACTCTGCTTCGTCGTGTGCCCTCCCGGGTTCGAAGACCTCCACCTGGTCTCCAACGGAGCGACCGATCTGTTCCTCGAGGTCTTCGGGGAGGAGGCGGGGAGCATCGGGCGCGCATCGATCGGCGCGACCGCGCTGTCGCGCAACAACTGCTTCGAGCTGTGGCTGAGCCTGGAGTGCCACCCGGAGCCCACCCCGTGA
- a CDS encoding RidA family protein → MVWSAERRVEELGLVIPDYANPPYGERYATMKAFHHLGRTLTISGITPEDRQGTKVHPGRVGENVTLEEGYAAARYAAINVLGLIRFAVGSLDEVTGFIRTLTFVVVTPEFTDVNLVTNGAADLFVEVFGDRIGRSTSAGIGVSSLSGGNVFEMIAEVETRTPAKEIDA, encoded by the coding sequence ATGGTGTGGAGCGCGGAACGGCGGGTCGAGGAATTGGGGTTGGTCATCCCCGACTACGCGAACCCTCCCTACGGGGAGCGGTACGCCACGATGAAGGCGTTCCACCACCTCGGCCGCACGCTGACGATCAGCGGCATCACGCCCGAGGACCGGCAGGGCACCAAGGTGCATCCGGGTCGCGTCGGCGAGAACGTCACGCTGGAGGAGGGATACGCGGCTGCGCGGTACGCCGCGATCAACGTGCTGGGCCTCATCCGCTTCGCCGTCGGCTCGCTCGACGAGGTGACGGGGTTCATCCGCACCCTCACCTTCGTCGTCGTGACCCCCGAGTTCACCGATGTGAACCTCGTCACCAACGGCGCCGCCGATCTGTTCGTCGAGGTCTTCGGCGACAGGATCGGCCGATCCACCTCGGCCGGCATCGGCGTCTCGAGCCTCTCCGGGGGCAACGTGTTCGAGATGATCGCCGAGGTCGAGACCCGCACCCCCGCGAAGGAGATCGACGCATGA
- a CDS encoding amidohydrolase family protein: MRIDTHLHIYADPARGLYEIENFPIIEYGEKADIPLAGVGGSVDDALAALDAAGFDYATVLGSYEVPGYPDLPDGLMHWPAEPHYGQYREDLAAYNRWVCEMAAPHDKLIPFVSANPAVMTSAESRDHLAEAFGDWGARGLKLHPIGIRAYPDDPGFDGVYDACIDADVPIVFHSGPDTRGRGFSEPGVFAALAASRPELKLVLAHLGGGSWRATAAVAAAHPQVMFDLSEIVIWIGASAGPSADDVAGLVHSIGVDRVVMGSDFPWYTPGVTAEIVESLPGFSRAERDAILGENAARLLKLG; this comes from the coding sequence ATGAGGATCGACACCCACCTGCACATCTACGCCGACCCGGCCCGCGGGCTGTACGAGATCGAGAACTTCCCGATCATCGAGTACGGCGAGAAGGCCGACATCCCCCTCGCGGGCGTCGGCGGGTCGGTCGACGACGCGCTCGCCGCCCTCGACGCGGCGGGGTTCGACTACGCCACCGTGCTCGGCAGCTACGAGGTGCCGGGCTATCCCGATCTGCCCGACGGCCTCATGCACTGGCCCGCGGAGCCCCACTACGGCCAGTATCGCGAGGACCTCGCCGCCTACAACCGGTGGGTGTGCGAGATGGCGGCCCCGCACGACAAGCTCATCCCGTTCGTCAGCGCGAACCCTGCCGTGATGACCTCCGCGGAATCGCGGGATCACCTCGCCGAGGCCTTCGGCGACTGGGGTGCGCGAGGCCTCAAGCTCCACCCGATCGGCATCAGGGCCTACCCCGACGACCCGGGCTTCGACGGGGTCTACGACGCCTGCATCGACGCCGACGTGCCGATCGTGTTCCACAGCGGACCCGACACGCGCGGCCGCGGATTCTCGGAGCCGGGCGTCTTCGCCGCGCTCGCCGCATCCCGACCCGAGCTGAAGCTCGTGCTCGCGCATCTCGGCGGCGGCTCGTGGCGCGCTACCGCGGCGGTCGCCGCGGCCCACCCGCAGGTGATGTTCGACCTGTCGGAGATCGTGATCTGGATCGGTGCGTCCGCGGGGCCGTCGGCGGACGACGTCGCCGGGCTCGTGCATTCGATCGGGGTCGACCGCGTCGTGATGGGGTCGGATTTCCCCTGGTACACCCCGGGCGTCACCGCCGAGATCGTCGAGAGCCTGCCCGGCTTCTCACGCGCCGAGCGCGACGCGATCCTCGGCGAGAACGCCGCGCGCCTTCTCAAGCTCGGCTGA